DNA sequence from the Brevundimonas sp. NIBR10 genome:
CCGTCGGGGCGTCGTGGACCTCCCAGAACAGGCCATCGGCGGTTCCGCTGCGCAAGGTCAGACGCGTTTGCCGATGTGGGCGATGGTGGCGATCTCGACGAGGAAGTCGGGCTTGACCAGGCCGCACTGGATGCAGAACCGGGCCGGTTTGTCGCCGGGGAAATACTCGGCATAGACCTTGTTCAGCGCGGCGTAGTGGGCCCAGTCGGACAGGAAGATGTGGTTCATGGTGACGTCGTCCATGGTCCCACCCGCGGTCTCGATCACCGACTTGATGGTCTCCAGCACGATGCGGGTCTGGCCTTCCGCGTCGCCGACGCAGGCGACATTGTTGTCCTTGTCGAAGGCCAGGGTGCCGGACACATAGATCACGCCGTCGGCCAGGGTGCCGGGCGAGAAGGGGGCGATCGGGGTCTGGGTTCCGGGCGGGGTGATGACGATCTTGGGCATGGTCAGGTCTCCTGTGAGTGGGGCGCGATCTGGCCGACGACGCCCTTGAAGTCGGCGACGCTGGAGACCCAGCCGAAGAATTTCTCGATGTTGTAGATCGCGGCCTGTTGCACGAACGCGGGCCCGGCCTGATGGGTGGCGTCCTCCAGCACGACACCGAAATATTCCAGGAAGAAGCCGTCCCTCAGGGTCGATTCCACGCAGACGTTGGTGGCGATGCCGACGAACACCAGGGTGCGGATGCCGCGCGAGCGCAGCACGCTGTCGAGCTGGGAGTTGAAGAAGGCGCTGTAGCGGCTCTTGTGCAGGCAGATATCGCCGGGCTGAGGCTTCAATTCATCGACCAGTTCGTAGTCCCAGGTGCCACGCGCCAGCAGGGTGCCGTGCAGTTCGGGGCGGGCGCGCATGGTCTTGAGCGCATTGGACTTGTGCCAGTTCGGCGATCCGGGGCCGCCCGCCTCGACATAGTCGAGGTCCCAGCCGTTCTGGAAATAGATCACCTGGACGCCGGCCGATCGCGCGACCTCCAGCACCCCCCTGGTGTTGGCGATCACCCGGGCCGCGCCCGAGATGTCGAAACCCGCCAGATCCAGATAGCCGCCCGGCGAGGCATAGGCGTTCTGCATGTCGATGACGATCACCGCCGTGGTCGCCGGGTCGATCTGGAGCGGGTCGGGGCGGGCGGGCAGGGTTATCGTCGGCATTCGCCCACCATGACACACCAGGCGCCCGCGCCAAGCCCTTCGGCACCGCAGCACGAAAGCGGATACCGCTAAGCCTTGTTCAATAAACCTGTGTCATGGCTGTCCGGTAGCCGGATTTTCGATGCCCAGATTCAGTCTTGTCCTTGTCGCTCTTCTGCTGGGCGTTTTGATCGGCGGTCCTGTCTGGGCCTCCGCTCCGCAGCGATCCCCGCGCGAGCTGGCGGCGGCTGTGGAACGACGCGCGGGCGCGACCGATTTCGCGCAGTTGGTCGCCTTCGGTGACGCAGCGATGACGCGCGACGATCGCGAGGGGCTGAACCGGCTGTATCACGTGGCCTGGATCTTCCTGAACCAGGGGGATTTCGACAATGCGATCCTGTGGAACAGGCGGCTGGAGGCGGCGGCGCGGCGGCTGGACGACGGCCGCTATGTGATGATCGCGCACCTCAACAATCTGGCCATCCGCTATGACCAGGGGGACGCGACGGCGGCAGGTCAGATGGCGGTCCTGGCGACATCCGAGCGCGACTGGTTCACCCGGGCCCATGCGACGCGCCTCCACGCCCTGTCCCTGATCGACGAAGACCGGATCGGCGAGGCGCTGAAGATGCTGGGCGACGTCGACACCCTGATCCCCGAGGGCGACCGGTACGCCGCCACGGCCCATGCCGGGGTGTGGGAGATGGTCGGGATGGGGCTGATGGATCTCAACGACTTCGACGGGGCCGCCACCGCCTTCGGCCGGTTCGAGATCGATTTTGCCGACCCGGCCTATCCGCGCCCCGATTTCGACAGCCTGTACAATCTGGCGAAGCTGGCGGCCCAGCTGGGCGACGCCGACCTGGCGCATCAGTTCTATGCCTCGCACCACAGGCTGTCCGAGCGGGCCAGTCTGGCTAGCCTGTCGACCTATGACGCCAATCTGTGCGCCATGGTGGCCCAGGCCGGTGACGACGCACGCGGCGTGCTGGACTGTCTGGAGCCCTACGGCCACGACCTGGGCGACGCGGCCTTTCTGGCCGGCAGCCTGCTGCCGATGCGGGCCATCGCCTATGCCCGCACGGGTCAGGTGGGTGAGGCCCAGGCCGACCTGAACGAGATCCGTCGGCGCGAGGCCTCGGGCGCGTTCCGTGAGGACGGTGCGTCGAAGCTGCCTCTGGTCGAGGCCGAAATTCTGTTCGCCCGGGGACAGTCCGCCGAGGCTTACCGGATCCTGCGCGCCTATGACCGCGCCGACGCCGAGCGGATCGCCCAGAGGTTCAGCGCCGGCATTCGTCAGGTGACGGGCGACATGCAGGAAAAACTGGATGAGCGCCGCGCCCAGCTGGAGACCGTGCGCGCCAACGCCACCCTGCAACGCGACGTCATCCGGTCCCAGAACTGGATGTTCGGCATCGGCATCGTCTTCTTCCTGTTCGTCAGCGGGGCCATGGTCTGGCAGTTCCGGCTGTCGGGTCACCTGCGCGCCGCGCGTCGCCGGGCGGACCTGGCCAACCGGTCCAAAAGCGAATTCCTGGCCAATATGAGCCACGAGATCCGCACGCCGCTGAACGGCATCGTGGCCATGGCCGATACCCTGACCCGGTCGGTCCTGCCGCCGCGCGAGCAGGAGATGGTCGGGGTGATCCGATCATCGGGGATCACGCTGGAGCGGCTGTTGTCCGACATCCTGGACACGGCGCGCATCGAGTCCGGCCAGGTCACGATCGAGCCGATCGCCTTCCATCTGGGCGAGGCGGTGCGCAGTATCGGGATGCTGTGGGGGCCAAAGGCCACCGAGAAGGGTGTCGATCTGTCTATCAATCTGGATCCCACCCTGGACATCGCGGTGATCGGGGACCCGGTGCGGTTCCGCCAGATTCTGACCAACCTGACCTCCAACGCCCTGAAGTTCACAGACGCGGGATCGGTCCGGATCGAGGGCGCTCCGACCGGCGACGGCCGGATGCGGTTCACGGTCACCGATACGGGCGTAGGCTTCGACGATGCCCAGAAGGCCCGCATCTTTACCCGCTTCCAGCAAGCGGACGGATCGATCACGCGCCGGTTCGGCGGCACGGGCCTGGGCCTGGCCATCTCGCGAGACCTCGCCGAACTGATGGGCGGATCGATGGATTGCCGCAGCCGGCCGGGCGAGGGGGCCAGCTTCTGGTTCGACCTGCCGCTGGATCCCGCGCCCGAAATGGCCCTGGCCGAGGAGGCCGACGCCGCCGAGACCGACGCGCGGGGCCTGCGCGTCCTGCTGGCCGACGACCATCCCGCCAACCGCAAGGTGGTCGAGATCATGCTGGGCGACAGCGGTGTCGAACTGACCATGGTCGAGGACGGTCAACAGGCACTGGACCGGTTCACCAGCGAGCCCTTCGACCTGGTGCTGATGGACATGCAGATGCCGGTGATGGACGGCCTGACCGCGACCCGCGCCATCCGCACGCTGGAGGCCGGGACGGGTCGGGCACGCACCCCGATCGTCATGCTGACCGCCAATGCCCTGGCCGAACACGTCGCGGCGGGCAAGGAGGCGGGCGCCGACGGCCACCTGGCCAAACCCATCACCCTGGCCACCCTGTTCGCCGCGATCGAGGCGGCGATGGGGGCGGGAGAGGATGGCGCGGAGACGCACCCGCACTCGCAGGCGGCCTGACGCACACCGAGCAAGCGGACAGGCGGTGCCGTTTCGGCCGTCATGCTTGCAAATCGCCTTGAGCTCTCTGTGCAACTCCAAAGGGAAGCGCTAGCCTCGACCAAAATCAGGGAAGCAGGCTCATGCCCACCATCACGGGAACAAGTGGCGCGGACACGCTTCTCGGAGGTCTCGAGGACGACGTCATCATCGGCCTGGCCGGAGATGATACGATCCGGGCGGGTGCCGGCG
Encoded proteins:
- the rutC gene encoding pyrimidine utilization protein C, translating into MPKIVITPPGTQTPIAPFSPGTLADGVIYVSGTLAFDKDNNVACVGDAEGQTRIVLETIKSVIETAGGTMDDVTMNHIFLSDWAHYAALNKVYAEYFPGDKPARFCIQCGLVKPDFLVEIATIAHIGKRV
- the rutB gene encoding pyrimidine utilization protein B; the protein is MPTITLPARPDPLQIDPATTAVIVIDMQNAYASPGGYLDLAGFDISGAARVIANTRGVLEVARSAGVQVIYFQNGWDLDYVEAGGPGSPNWHKSNALKTMRARPELHGTLLARGTWDYELVDELKPQPGDICLHKSRYSAFFNSQLDSVLRSRGIRTLVFVGIATNVCVESTLRDGFFLEYFGVVLEDATHQAGPAFVQQAAIYNIEKFFGWVSSVADFKGVVGQIAPHSQET
- a CDS encoding ATP-binding protein, with protein sequence MPRFSLVLVALLLGVLIGGPVWASAPQRSPRELAAAVERRAGATDFAQLVAFGDAAMTRDDREGLNRLYHVAWIFLNQGDFDNAILWNRRLEAAARRLDDGRYVMIAHLNNLAIRYDQGDATAAGQMAVLATSERDWFTRAHATRLHALSLIDEDRIGEALKMLGDVDTLIPEGDRYAATAHAGVWEMVGMGLMDLNDFDGAATAFGRFEIDFADPAYPRPDFDSLYNLAKLAAQLGDADLAHQFYASHHRLSERASLASLSTYDANLCAMVAQAGDDARGVLDCLEPYGHDLGDAAFLAGSLLPMRAIAYARTGQVGEAQADLNEIRRREASGAFREDGASKLPLVEAEILFARGQSAEAYRILRAYDRADAERIAQRFSAGIRQVTGDMQEKLDERRAQLETVRANATLQRDVIRSQNWMFGIGIVFFLFVSGAMVWQFRLSGHLRAARRRADLANRSKSEFLANMSHEIRTPLNGIVAMADTLTRSVLPPREQEMVGVIRSSGITLERLLSDILDTARIESGQVTIEPIAFHLGEAVRSIGMLWGPKATEKGVDLSINLDPTLDIAVIGDPVRFRQILTNLTSNALKFTDAGSVRIEGAPTGDGRMRFTVTDTGVGFDDAQKARIFTRFQQADGSITRRFGGTGLGLAISRDLAELMGGSMDCRSRPGEGASFWFDLPLDPAPEMALAEEADAAETDARGLRVLLADDHPANRKVVEIMLGDSGVELTMVEDGQQALDRFTSEPFDLVLMDMQMPVMDGLTATRAIRTLEAGTGRARTPIVMLTANALAEHVAAGKEAGADGHLAKPITLATLFAAIEAAMGAGEDGAETHPHSQAA